A single genomic interval of Helianthus annuus cultivar XRQ/B chromosome 13, HanXRQr2.0-SUNRISE, whole genome shotgun sequence harbors:
- the LOC110897616 gene encoding uncharacterized protein LOC110897616, whose translation MATISPAISLDRRISPTISLLKSTDFIGDVTRSTDFIDDFTFQICEILGFLSPAIPTSDLLGSTSWNIAYCKCTCHGCGDRVRSVVLSLVFGSVRSILFKELALACKRKWIDLAMMLLQIMHSERMKEKQIPITCQVGGFEGSKSSKNAQKRRKIRVY comes from the exons ATGGCGACGATTTCACCGGCGATTTCACTAGATCGACGGATTTCACCGACGATTTCACTTCTCAA ATCGACAGATTTCATCGGCGATGTCACTAGATCGACGGATTTCATCGACGATTTCACTTTTCAG ATCTGTGAAATTTTAGGGTTTCTTTCTCCGGCGATTCCGACATCAGATCTACTGGGTTCAACTTCTTG GAACATTGCTTACTGCAAGTGCACATGTCATGGCTGTGGTGATAGGGTCCGGAGTGTTGTCCTTAGCTTGGTGTTTGGCTCAGTTAG ATCTATTCTCTTTAAAGAACTGGCACTAGCATGCAAGAGGAAGTGGATAGATCTTGCCATGATGTTGTTGCAG ATAATGCATTCGGAGAGGATGAAGGAGAAACAGATACCTATTACTTGCCAGGTAGGTGGATTTGAAGGTAGCAAATCTTCGAAAAATGCTCAGAAAAGAAGGAAAATACGCGTCTACTAA